A portion of the Glandiceps talaboti chromosome 13, keGlaTala1.1, whole genome shotgun sequence genome contains these proteins:
- the LOC144444958 gene encoding calcium-activated chloride channel regulator 1-like produces the protein MSSKTLTILCILTIVTLWSASDVDGRRNPIQLIDNGYETLLIAIHESIPEDPLLIERLEEIFTDASYDLYGATELRTFYREITILIPNTWSRDLADADATTERFDIANVIVDKPNPEYGDNPYTQQIRDCGEEGEFIHLTERWVTDEQYSTQLWGDAGKVIVHEWGHLRWGLFDEYPIDEDEHFYYEINGDVQPTRCAKSIRGQSRDVTDGYKSCNTNPSSGVMPGPGCVFFPDKENNIGTGSYMYANYVDSVRTFCHSSSAGDPLAKHNRLATNKQNKRCSYQSAWDVMLQHDDFADEANPPGGEQNTRPTFQVVREVDIRVVLVLDVSGSMTRNNRFEHLIQASTIYIAYTVPDNSWVGIVEFASKADTSILSDLVQVNTLESRQNLIAKLPEKPLSGTCIGCGLETGVDVLEKGGKSAAGGILFLVSDGEENEKPSIEDVIDDLSDGGIIVDTMAQSDEADQGLAELSDQTGGRAYWYSESDVSTAMHDGFTDTILSRFSYRPDIQIQLASYKTNLKEDEVFEADITIDSSIGRHTAFFIFWDLDRNTPVDVVVEAPDGTTFDKSSDEYNVEYETNIIAVTIPGIAQEGLWKYTIENVDSRTQTVEVKIESKSASESTDPLRLSSMASSDIIMDSPPSVVIYADLSQGYTQVTKATVTALIELPDYSVHEQPLLDNGMGADITKDDGIYSAYFVNFVDVNCRTACRYGVQVTANDEYGTALMATVTTGQSGAMPTDPSAIPTKVDPVPLGDFLRSSSGGSFQVDENVEIPPEGTDLIPPSRIVDLGSPASDYNQQSITLRWTAVGDDLDQGTANHYDLRYSLSFDDVLDNFDKLNAIIITEKNLVRGNLTAPLSAGSIETFIVSLPTKGTGMAYFFAVRAVDEAGNEGAISNIAQNTIVPMISQGLAGWEIFLICMGVILACAIIVGAAVYVAYYSQKKNKKAKVEPSPTNDVEKNKPNEKPKQKKSTKTKTRR, from the exons ATGAGTTCTAAAACTTTGACCATTCTCTGCATTTTAACAATCGTGACACTTTGGTCAGCATCTGATGTTGATGGCAGGCGGAATCCGATTCAGCTTATTGACAATGGTTATGAGACATTGTTGATAGCGATTCATGAAAGTATCCCAGAAGATCCTTTACTTATTGAGCGGCTTGAG GAAATTTTCACTGACGCGTCTTACGATCTGTACGGCGCCACAGAACTACGAACATTCTATCGAGAGATTACAATCTTGATTCCAAATACTTGGAGTAGAGATTTAGCTGATGCAGACGCTACTACTGAACGATTTGACATTGCAAACGTCATTGTGGACAAACCCAACCCTGAATATGGCGATAACCCGTATACTCAACAAATACGTGACTGTGGAGAAGAAGGAGAGTTTATCCATTTAACCGAACGTTGGGTGACAGACGAACAGTATAGCACACAGCTGTGGGGAGATGCAG GTAAAGTGATTGTTCACGAGTGGGGTCACTTACGTTGGGGACTATTCGATGAGTACCCAATCGATGAAGATGAGCATTTCTACTACGAAATTAATGGCGATGTACAGCCAACGAGATGCGCTAAATCAATCAGGGGGCAATCACGTGACGTCACTGACGGCTACAAAAGCTGCAACACGAATCCATCATCTGGAGTCATGCCAGGACCCGGATGTGTGTTTTTCCCTGACAAAGAAAATAACATTGGAACTGGAtcctacatgtatgcaaattatgtagaTTCG GTCCGGACTTTCTGTCATTCAAGCAGTGCTGGAGATCCCTTAGCTAAACACAATCGCCTGgcgacaaacaaacaaaacaagagATGTTCGTACCAGAGTGCCTGGGATGTGATGCTGCAACATGATGACTTCGCAGATGAAGCTAACCCACCAGGTGGGGAGCAGAACACCAGGCCAACATTTCAGGTTGTGCGAGAGGTTGATATCAGAGTTGTCCTCGTTCTCGATGTTTCCGGTAGCATGACTAGG AACAACCGATTTGAACATCTCATCCAAGCATCTACCATCTACATCGCATACACCGTCCCAGACAACTCATGGGTTGGTATAGTGGAGTTCGCAAGTAAAGCAGATACCAGTATTTTGTCAGATTTGGTTCAAGTGAATACGCTAGAATCGAGACAAAACTTAATTGCTAAATTGCCGGAGAAACCTCTAAGTGGTACTTGCATTGGATGTGGACTTGAAACAGGAGTAGAT GTACTGGAGAAAGGTGGAAAGAGTGCAGCAGGTGGTATTCTATTTCTAGTCAGTGATGGTGAGGAGAATGAGAAACCGTCTATAGAGGACGTAATTGATGACTTATCAGATGGTGGTATAATTGTAGATACAATGGCTCAAAGTGATGAAGCCGACCAAGGTTTAGCTGAACTATCAGATCAAACCGGTGGTAGAGCATATTGGTATTCAGAAAGTGACGTATCAACTGCAATGCATGATGGGTTCACAGATACCATCCTAAGCCGTTTTTCTTACAGACCCGATATTCAAATACAG CTTGCCAGCTATAAGACGAACTTAAAAGAAGATGAGGTGTTTGAAGCAGATATAACGATAGATTCATCAATTGGTAGACATACCGCATTCTTTATATTTTGGGATCTTGACCGTAACACACCAGTAGATGTCGTTGTTGAAGCACCAGATGGTACAACATTTGACAAGTCATCAGACGAATATAACGTGGAATATGAAACAAATATCATCGCTGTGACAATTCCGGGAATAGCCCAG GAAGGACTTTGGAAATACACCATTGAAAATGTCGATTCTAGAACACAAACTGTAGAAGTCAAGATAGAGTCCAAGTCAGCCAGTGAATCTACCGACCCGTTACGATTGTCATCTATGGCTTCAAGTGACATCATTATGGACTCACCTCCATCTGTCGTGATCTACGCTGACCTCAGTCAAGGGTATACTCAAGTTACCAAGGCAACGGTCACTGCATTAATAGAACTGCCCGATTACTCTGTTCATGAGCAACCGTTGTTAGATAACGGCATGG GTGCTGACATTACCAAAGATGATGGTATATACTCTGCATACTTTGTCAATTTCGTCGACGTCAACTGTAGAACTGCTTGTCGTTACGGAGTCCAGGTGACAGCTAACGACGAGTATGGAACGGCTTTGATGGCAACCGTAACTACAGGACAAAGCGGTGCTATGCCAACAGATCCTT CTGCCATTCCAACAAAAGTGGATCCCGTTCCCCTTGGTGACTTTCTTCGGTCTTCCTCAGGAGGCTCGTTCCAGGTCGATGAAAACGTCGAAATACCCCCGGAAGGTACAGACCTAATACCACCATCGAGAATTGTTGACTTAGGGAGCCCTGCTTCTGACTACAATCAGCAATCAATCACTCTGCGATGGACAGCAGTAGGTGATGACCTCGATCAAGGCACAG CCAACCATTACGATTTAAGATATTCTTTATCCTTCGACGACGTCTTGgacaattttgacaaattgaaTGCTATCATCATCACTGAGAAGAATCTCGTCAGAGGAAATTTGACTGCCCCATTATCTGCTGGTTCCATTGAGACATTTATTGTGTCTCTACCCACCAAAGGTACTGGGATGGCATATTTCTTTGCTGTTCGTGCCGTAGACGAGGCAGGCAATGAGGGAGCCATCTCCAACATCGCACAGAATACCATCGTACCGATGATATCGCAAGGTCTAGCGGGATGGGAAATATTCCTCATCTGTATGGGAGTAATCCTTGCGTGCGCTATCATTGTAGGAGCAGCTGTATACGTGGCGTACTACAGTcagaagaaaaacaagaaagcCAAAGTCGAACCTTCACCCACCAATGACGTCGAAAAGAACAAACCAAACGAAAagccaaaacaaaagaaatctaCTAAGACAAAAACGCGTCGCTAA